The following proteins are co-located in the Nitrospirota bacterium genome:
- the larC gene encoding nickel pincer cofactor biosynthesis protein LarC has translation MTWLHFDCFSGVSGDMILGALVDAGLPLKDLVRGLRGLRAGDYALRAKKVTRGALHATKVDVLVRDGFRAPLSLKRIRGTISASRLPAPVKDLSLEVFDRLARAEGAAHRVNPSDVQFHEIGVVDSLVDVVGALLGCHLLGVDRVTASPVNLGAGLIESRHGRLPAPGPAVAALARGIPVYSAGPARELTTPTGLALLGVLARDFGPLPLMRPGTVGYGAGTADPPGWPNVLRVFLGQPVPTTFQDGAETVVQIETNVDDLNPQTYEVVMERLFSAGALDVTLTPVIMKQGRPGIVLSALVPQSKSHAVAVVMLRETTTLGVRLQDVQRLVLPRRVETVQTTAGPVRVKVAETGSGNAKAAPEYQDCRRLAARTGRPVREIMEEALVAYFGRKRKANGKRRKPIGRASL, from the coding sequence GTGACCTGGCTGCATTTCGACTGTTTTTCCGGCGTCAGCGGAGACATGATCCTCGGCGCGCTCGTGGACGCGGGCCTTCCCTTGAAGGATCTGGTCCGCGGACTGCGTGGACTCCGGGCGGGGGACTATGCCCTCCGCGCCAAGAAAGTCACGCGCGGGGCGTTGCATGCGACCAAAGTGGACGTGCTGGTGCGCGACGGGTTCCGCGCCCCCCTCTCTCTGAAACGCATCCGCGGCACGATCTCTGCGAGCCGCCTTCCCGCGCCGGTCAAGGACTTGAGCCTGGAAGTGTTCGACCGGCTGGCGCGGGCCGAGGGAGCCGCCCATCGGGTCAATCCCTCCGACGTCCAGTTTCACGAAATAGGGGTGGTCGACTCGCTCGTGGACGTGGTGGGGGCCCTGCTGGGCTGTCATCTCCTCGGCGTGGACCGCGTCACCGCCTCCCCGGTGAACCTGGGGGCCGGCCTGATCGAGTCCCGACACGGCCGTTTGCCGGCTCCGGGTCCGGCGGTGGCCGCGCTCGCTCGCGGCATCCCCGTCTACAGTGCCGGCCCGGCTCGGGAGCTGACGACGCCGACCGGGCTCGCGCTGTTAGGCGTCCTGGCCCGGGACTTCGGGCCCCTTCCCCTGATGCGTCCGGGGACGGTTGGGTACGGGGCCGGCACGGCCGACCCGCCCGGATGGCCCAACGTGCTCCGGGTCTTCCTCGGCCAGCCGGTCCCGACGACGTTCCAGGACGGGGCGGAGACCGTGGTCCAGATCGAAACGAACGTGGATGATCTGAACCCACAGACATACGAGGTCGTCATGGAGCGCTTGTTCTCGGCCGGAGCGCTGGACGTGACGTTGACCCCGGTCATCATGAAGCAGGGACGGCCCGGAATCGTGCTGTCCGCGCTGGTCCCGCAATCCAAGAGCCACGCCGTGGCCGTGGTGATGCTGCGCGAGACCACGACGCTGGGAGTCCGGCTGCAGGACGTACAGCGGCTCGTGCTCCCCCGCCGGGTCGAGACGGTGCAGACCACCGCGGGGCCGGTTCGAGTGAAGGTGGCGGAGACAGGATCCGGGAACGCCAAGGCGGCACCAGAATACCAGGACTGCCGGCGCCTGGCGGCGCGCACCGGCCGACCGGTGCGCGAGATCATGGAGGAGGCCCTCGTGGCCTATTTCGGCCGAAAGCGGAAGGCCAACGGCAAAAGGCGAAAGCCGATCGGGAGAGCCTCGTTGTGA
- a CDS encoding sodium:calcium antiporter — protein sequence MTVLLYVLLFLASVAITLGGCALFTNGIEWLGKRLKVPEGAVGSIFAAVGTTLPETSIPVIAIFFGSGQERVEVGLGAILGAPFMLSTLVLPILAGLLLLYAWMGKRAASFKLDYREIRVDLQFFLIAYGLALSCAFLSTKALHYLVAGGLIVLYLAYVRSKFSASRDGEPGLDPLFFARRSVTPSYGAIGLQGLVGLVGLAGGAHLFVTAAKALAVEMDVSPLLLALLIAPLATELPEMSNSFLWLYQRKDTLAVGNVTGAMVFQGTFPVSVGLVGTEWMLNSTALAAMGLALVAVGGNFLQVLWGGHWRPWLLGGGAALYVGFTTYLYLAAR from the coding sequence GTGACAGTTCTACTCTACGTCCTGCTGTTCCTCGCATCGGTGGCGATTACCCTGGGGGGCTGCGCCCTGTTCACGAACGGGATCGAGTGGCTGGGCAAGCGGCTGAAGGTGCCCGAAGGGGCGGTGGGGAGCATCTTCGCGGCGGTCGGCACCACGCTGCCCGAAACCTCGATCCCGGTCATCGCGATCTTTTTCGGGAGCGGACAGGAGCGCGTGGAAGTCGGATTGGGCGCGATCCTCGGCGCGCCGTTCATGCTCAGCACGCTCGTCCTGCCGATTCTGGCCGGACTGCTGCTGCTCTATGCCTGGATGGGCAAACGCGCCGCATCGTTCAAGTTGGACTACCGGGAGATCCGGGTGGACCTTCAATTTTTCCTGATCGCTTACGGATTGGCCCTGAGCTGCGCCTTCCTGTCCACCAAGGCCCTGCACTATCTGGTTGCGGGAGGCTTGATCGTCCTGTACCTGGCCTACGTCAGGAGCAAGTTTTCCGCCTCGCGCGACGGGGAGCCGGGCCTGGATCCGCTGTTTTTCGCCAGACGGTCGGTGACCCCCTCGTACGGGGCCATCGGCCTCCAGGGGCTGGTCGGGCTGGTCGGGTTGGCCGGCGGGGCGCATCTGTTCGTCACCGCGGCCAAGGCCCTGGCGGTTGAAATGGATGTGTCGCCGTTGTTGCTGGCCCTCCTGATCGCGCCCCTGGCGACGGAGCTGCCGGAGATGTCCAACAGCTTCCTGTGGCTCTACCAGCGCAAGGATACCCTGGCGGTCGGCAACGTGACCGGGGCCATGGTCTTCCAGGGGACGTTTCCCGTGTCGGTGGGGCTCGTGGGAACCGAATGGATGTTGAATTCCACGGCCCTCGCCGCGATGGGGCTGGCCCTGGTCGCGGTCGGAGGCAACTTCCTGCAAGTGCTCTGGGGCGGGCACTGGCGTCCCTGGCTGCTCGGCGGGGGCGCCGCCCTGTACGTCGGATTCACGACCTATCTCTATCTCGCTGCGAGATAG
- a CDS encoding cation diffusion facilitator family transporter, whose product MSYAHEASANPSKDARDREVRWVLWAVLALNLLVALAKLLYGLITSSLSMQADGFHSLFDGMSNVVGLFGLWLAAAPPDRHHPYGHKKYETLAAAAIGGMLVATCLYLLWRSYDHWLGSVHPEVTGLSFGVMAVTMAVNYGVMRWERTRGRDLRSEILVADSQHTGSDLLTSCSVLAGLVAVKVGYPLMDPIVSLAIAGVIAWTAATVLKEVSHSLTDRARLDPEAVRTVVLGHDGVLDCHEVRTRGLPDHIFMDLSVHVRADMSVAESHELAHQVEQAIKDRFEGVAEVIVHVEPEDCPGARHAGW is encoded by the coding sequence ATGTCATACGCGCACGAGGCGTCGGCGAACCCGTCGAAAGACGCGCGCGACCGGGAAGTCCGGTGGGTGCTCTGGGCGGTTCTGGCTCTCAACCTGCTGGTGGCCCTGGCCAAGCTCCTGTACGGGCTCATCACGTCGTCCCTCAGCATGCAGGCCGACGGGTTCCACTCCCTGTTCGACGGGATGTCGAACGTCGTGGGCCTGTTCGGGCTCTGGCTGGCGGCTGCGCCGCCGGACCGGCACCATCCGTACGGACACAAGAAATACGAAACGCTGGCCGCAGCCGCGATCGGCGGCATGCTGGTCGCGACGTGCCTCTACCTCCTGTGGCGGAGCTACGACCACTGGCTGGGATCCGTGCACCCGGAAGTCACGGGTCTGAGCTTCGGCGTGATGGCGGTCACGATGGCCGTCAACTACGGCGTCATGCGGTGGGAGCGGACCAGGGGACGGGATCTGCGCAGCGAGATCCTGGTGGCGGATTCCCAGCACACCGGCAGCGATCTCCTGACGTCCTGCTCCGTGCTGGCCGGACTGGTCGCGGTCAAGGTCGGGTATCCGCTGATGGACCCGATCGTGTCGTTGGCGATCGCGGGCGTCATTGCCTGGACGGCGGCGACCGTGTTGAAGGAGGTCTCCCATTCGTTGACCGACCGGGCCCGGCTCGATCCGGAAGCCGTCCGCACGGTGGTCCTGGGGCATGACGGCGTGCTGGATTGCCACGAGGTCCGCACGAGAGGGCTGCCGGATCACATTTTCATGGATCTGTCCGTCCATGTGCGTGCGGACATGTCCGTCGCCGAATCCCACGAGTTGGCCCATCAGGTGGAGCAGGCCATCAAGGACCGGTTCGAAGGGGTGGCAGAAGTGATCGTGCACGTGGAGCCGGAGGATTGTCCCGGGGCCAGGCATGCCGGCTGGTAA
- the pdxA gene encoding 4-hydroxythreonine-4-phosphate dehydrogenase PdxA: MPAGKRLPILGLTMGDPAGIGPEVVAKTLARPEVWRVCRPLVIGSRPVMERTVRQLHLPLRIVGVAGHDRLLGRRNELALLDPLDRPLGRFKVGAVSRTAGAASVAFVVKAVRLAEAGCIDAIVTGPINKEAINLAGHDYPGHTELLADLTGSKEVGMMILGGPLKIMFVTTHVAIRELPDALTPARVARAIRLADRAVREYFGIARPRIGVAALNPHAGEAGLFGKEERRVILPAARRARTSGIRASDPLPADTLFGKAVRGGYDAVVAMYHDQGLIPLKLLAFGTCVNLTVGLPIIRTSVDHGTAFDIAGKGVADPGSLIEAIKLAARLARVKRLKAEG, from the coding sequence ATGCCGGCTGGTAAGCGGCTCCCGATCCTGGGGCTCACCATGGGGGATCCGGCCGGTATCGGGCCGGAGGTGGTCGCCAAGACGCTGGCGAGGCCCGAGGTCTGGCGGGTCTGCCGGCCGCTCGTCATCGGCTCCAGACCGGTGATGGAGCGGACGGTCCGTCAGCTTCACCTGCCGCTGCGGATCGTCGGTGTCGCCGGGCATGACCGGCTGCTCGGCCGCCGCAATGAACTCGCCCTGCTGGATCCGCTCGACCGGCCGCTCGGCCGATTCAAAGTCGGGGCGGTCTCCAGAACGGCCGGCGCGGCCTCCGTGGCCTTCGTCGTGAAAGCGGTTCGGCTGGCTGAAGCCGGCTGCATTGACGCGATCGTCACCGGGCCGATCAACAAGGAGGCCATCAACCTGGCCGGCCATGACTATCCGGGGCACACGGAGCTGCTGGCGGACTTGACGGGGAGCAAGGAGGTCGGGATGATGATCCTCGGCGGTCCGCTCAAGATCATGTTCGTCACGACGCACGTGGCCATCCGCGAGTTGCCCGACGCCTTGACGCCGGCGCGCGTCGCGCGCGCGATCCGCCTGGCCGACAGGGCCGTGCGGGAATACTTCGGGATCGCCCGGCCGAGGATCGGCGTCGCGGCCTTGAACCCGCACGCCGGCGAGGCGGGGCTGTTCGGCAAGGAAGAGCGCCGGGTGATCCTCCCGGCGGCCAGACGGGCCAGGACCTCGGGGATTCGGGCCAGTGATCCGCTGCCCGCCGACACCCTCTTCGGCAAGGCGGTCCGAGGGGGCTACGACGCCGTCGTGGCCATGTACCACGACCAGGGCTTGATCCCGCTGAAACTGCTGGCGTTCGGCACCTGCGTGAACCTGACGGTCGGATTGCCGATCATCAGGACGTCGGTGGATCACGGGACGGCGTTCGATATTGCCGGCAAGGGCGTGGCCGATCCGGGCAGCTTGATCGAGGCGATCAAGCTGGCGGCGAGACTGGCCCGCGTCAAACGGCTGAAGGCGGAAGGTTGA